A region from the Solibacillus sp. FSL H8-0523 genome encodes:
- the uvrB gene encoding excinuclease ABC subunit UvrB, whose product MTETFTIQSAYKPAGDQPEAIKELVKGIREGKRHQTLLGATGTGKTFTISNVIKEINKPTLVMAHNKTLAGQLYSEFKEFFPDNAVEYFVSYYDYFQPEAYVPQTDTYIEKDSSINEEIDKLRHSATASLFERKDVIIIASVSCIYGLGNPEEYREMLVSIRTGMELERNQLLRKLVDIQYERNDINFTRGTFRVRGDVVEIFPASKDEHCIRIEFFGDEVDRIREVDALTGEIIGDRQHVAIFPASHFVTREEKMKVAIENIERELEERLKTLRSEDRLLEAQRLEQRTNYDLEMMKEMGFCSGIENYSRHLTLRESGATPYTLLDYFPKDFLLVVDESHVTLPQVRGMYNGDQARKNVLVDHGFRLPSALDNRPLMFDEFQSKVSQAIYVSATPGPYELEHTPDMVQQIIRPTGLLDPNIEVRPIEGQIDDLIDEIQERIRRNERVLITTLTKKMSEDLTNYLKEMGLKVEYLHSEIKTLQRIEIIRELRKGTHDVLVGINLLREGLDIPEVSLVAILDADKEGFLRSERSLIQTIGRAARNSNGHVIMYANNMTDSMKKAISETQRRREIQEAYNEQHGITPQTIIKKIPEIIRATQAAEQEETYLTKVTGGKKLTKKELVKLVETLEVEMKEAAKALDFERAAELRDMIFELKAEG is encoded by the coding sequence ATGACAGAAACGTTTACAATTCAGTCCGCCTACAAGCCGGCGGGAGATCAGCCAGAAGCGATTAAAGAGCTTGTAAAAGGCATTCGCGAGGGCAAGCGTCATCAGACATTGCTCGGCGCTACAGGTACGGGTAAGACGTTTACCATTTCAAATGTGATTAAAGAAATCAATAAACCAACGCTCGTCATGGCACATAACAAAACGCTAGCGGGCCAATTATATAGCGAATTTAAAGAGTTTTTCCCAGACAATGCAGTGGAATACTTTGTAAGTTATTATGACTATTTCCAACCGGAAGCGTATGTACCACAAACGGATACGTATATCGAAAAGGATTCGAGCATCAATGAAGAAATCGATAAACTACGTCACTCCGCAACCGCATCCCTATTTGAACGAAAAGATGTAATTATTATCGCGTCCGTTTCATGTATTTACGGGTTAGGGAATCCAGAAGAATACCGGGAGATGTTAGTTTCCATTCGAACGGGTATGGAATTAGAGCGAAATCAGTTGCTACGCAAATTAGTGGACATTCAGTATGAGCGCAATGATATTAATTTTACGCGCGGAACGTTTCGTGTACGAGGGGATGTCGTTGAGATTTTCCCGGCATCTAAAGATGAACACTGCATCCGTATTGAATTTTTCGGTGATGAGGTCGACCGCATTCGTGAAGTGGATGCCTTAACGGGGGAAATAATAGGGGACCGTCAGCACGTGGCAATTTTCCCAGCATCCCACTTCGTTACGCGTGAAGAGAAGATGAAAGTTGCAATTGAAAATATTGAGCGTGAGCTGGAAGAACGTCTTAAAACACTAAGATCAGAGGACCGTTTATTAGAAGCGCAGCGCTTAGAGCAGCGTACGAATTATGACTTAGAAATGATGAAGGAAATGGGCTTTTGCTCGGGCATCGAAAACTATTCGCGCCATTTAACGTTGCGTGAATCCGGAGCGACGCCGTATACGTTGCTCGATTATTTTCCAAAGGATTTCTTACTTGTAGTTGATGAAAGTCACGTAACCTTGCCGCAAGTACGCGGGATGTATAACGGGGACCAAGCGCGAAAGAATGTGTTAGTCGACCATGGTTTCCGTTTACCATCAGCGCTTGATAACCGACCGCTTATGTTCGATGAATTCCAATCGAAGGTGAGTCAGGCAATTTATGTTTCGGCTACGCCAGGTCCTTATGAATTAGAGCATACACCTGATATGGTGCAGCAAATTATTCGTCCGACTGGCTTACTTGATCCGAACATTGAAGTGCGCCCGATTGAGGGGCAAATTGATGATTTAATCGATGAAATCCAGGAGCGTATTCGTCGAAATGAACGTGTGTTAATTACAACGTTGACGAAGAAAATGTCCGAGGATTTAACGAATTACTTGAAGGAAATGGGCTTAAAGGTTGAATATTTACACTCGGAAATTAAAACACTACAACGTATAGAAATCATTCGCGAGCTACGTAAAGGGACGCATGATGTACTCGTAGGAATTAACTTACTGCGAGAAGGGCTCGATATTCCTGAAGTGTCACTCGTTGCAATTTTAGATGCCGACAAAGAAGGCTTCCTGCGTTCGGAGCGTTCACTGATTCAAACGATTGGACGTGCTGCACGTAATTCGAATGGCCATGTCATCATGTATGCCAATAATATGACCGATTCTATGAAAAAGGCAATTAGTGAAACGCAGCGTCGTCGTGAAATTCAAGAGGCTTACAATGAGCAGCATGGGATTACACCGCAAACGATTATCAAAAAAATACCAGAGATTATTCGTGCAACACAGGCGGCTGAACAAGAAGAAACGTATCTTACAAAAGTAACGGGCGGCAAAAAGCTAACAAAAAAAGAGTTAGTCAAGCTGGTTGAAACATTGGAAGTGGAAATGAAGGAAGCTGCAAAAGCGTTAGACTTTGAACGTGCAGCGGAATTACGCGATATGATTTTTGAATTGAAGGCAGAGGGGTGA